GAATTCGGTTTCGGTGAGCCGTTTCCGGACTTCGGCGGTGATCCGGTTGAGATCGCCGCGCTCCGCTTCGGGCAGCGGCGTGCCCGCTGAGGCTCGCGCCGCTTCGGCCGCGCCGAGCAGGCGGGCCGCTCGTTCCGGTGCGGTCGCGGCCTCGGCGCCTGCCAGGCCTTCGAAGGTCAGCGCGATCGAGCGGGGATCGCCGACCCTGCGGGCGATGCGATAGGCCGACATGTGGTGCTCGCGCGCTGCGGCGAGGTCTCCGCGCAGTTCGGCGAGGAAGCCGAGTTCGGCCAGGATCAGCGTGTTGCCCGGCTCGAACTCCACTCGGCGGTGCCATTCCAGCACCCGGTAGAGGTGCTGCTCGGCCTCGTCGAAGCGGCCTTCGCGGCGCGCGCCCAGCGCCAGCCCCGTTTCGGCGTACATCTCGGCCGGGGTGAAGCCGCGCTCGGCCGCCAGCCGCATCGCGCGCCCGTGCAGCTCGCGCGCCCTCGGGTAGTCGTGCCTGAGCAGCGCCACCCGGCCGAGCCAAGAGGTCTGGTAGGCCACTTCGGCCCACAACCCGATGCTTTCCGCACCGCGCAGGGCTTCGGTGTGGTGGCGCTCGGCGCTGGTGTAGTCGCCGGTGATCCCGGCGAGCATGCCCAGCGCGTAGGACGCCTGCGCCAGCCCCCAGCGATCACCGGTGGTGCGGAACAGCTCGGCACTGCGCTCGGCCGCGGCCAGAGCAGCGGCGAGATCACCGCGGGTCATCAGGTGCGTCGAGTGATCGCTCAGGGCCGCGGCCAGGCCCCAGCGGTCCTGCAGCGCGGTGAACTCCTCGACCACCTCGTTGACGGTCGCCTCCGCCGTGCCCAGATCGGCGACCGTGTACTGGGCGTGGGCGAGGAACCAGCGGGCGCGGGCGCGCTTGGCCCGATCGGTGATGCCCCGCCACGCCTCGACGTCCTCCACCTGCTCACCGGTCAGCAACGCGATCGCCGCGTACCACGCGGCGGCTTCAGTTCCGCCTCTCCGCGATTCGCAGTGGTGGTTGAGTTCGGGGGCGATCTCGCGTTCGGCGGTTTCTTGTGGCTGGGCTGCGTCACGGTCCTCTGAGGTGCCGTTGAGCAGTACTGGACGTTTCTCCGCCCGATCATCCGCTCCCGAGGTGGCCAGTGCGGCTGCGAGTGACTGCCGGGCCTCGGTGAGCCTGCCACGCAGGAACCAGTACCAGGTCAGCGCCGTGACCAGCCGCAACGCCACTTCGGGCGAGGCGTCGTCGAGCACCGCGCGCAGGTTGGCTGCTTCGGCGTCCAGCAGTTCGAGCCACCGCCGCTGCTCCGGGCCGCGCAGCTGGGCCTCGGCGCGCTCGGCGAAGTCTGCGTAGTGCTCGTTGCGCCGCTGCCGCACGGTGTCGTGCTCGCCGGCTTCGCGCAGCTGCTCCAAGCAGTAGGCGGCGACGGTGTCCAGCAGCCGGTAGCGGTGCTCGCCGGTCCGGCTCTCCGCGACGACCACCAGCGATCGGTCCACCAGCCGCGACAGCAGGTCCAGCACCTCGGCCGGTCGGACGCCGTCGCCGGAGCACACCGCCTCGGCCGTGGCCAGCGTGCAGCCGTCGCGGTGAATCGCCAAGCGGCGCAACACGATCCGCTCCGCGGTCGGCAGCAGCTGCCAGCTCCAGTCGATCACCGCGTGCAGGGTCCGCTGGCGCTCCGGCGCATCGCGGTGGCCGGAGTTCAGCAGCGCGAACCGGTCGTCCAACCTGGACTCCAGCGTTCGCGCGCCGAGGGCCCGGATCCGGGTGGCGGCCAGCTCCAGCGCCAGCGGGATGCCGTCGAGCCGCCGGCAGATCGCCGCCACCGAGGCGGAGTTGTCGGCGGTGATGTCGAAGCCCGGCGAGGTGGCGGCGGCGCGGGCGGCGAACAGCCGCGCCGCGGCCGAGGCGCGGACCTCGCCGAGCTCGGCGCCGGTCTCGGGCACGGCGAGCGGCGGTACCGGCAGCACGGTCTCGCCCGCGATGCCCAGCGCTTCCCGGCTGGTGGCGAGGATCCGCAGCCCCGGCAGCAGCCGCAGCAGCCGCGCGGCCATCGACGCGGCGGAATTGATCACGTGCTCGCAGTTGTCGAGCACCAGCAGGATCTCCTTGGCGCGCAAGGCCTCCGCGATCGGGTCGGCCGAGGACATCGCCGCTTCCTGCACCTCCAGCGAGGCGAGCACGGCGTGCTCCAGCGAGCAGGTGACGTCCTCACCGGGCTCGATCCCGGCCAGCTCCACCAGCCGCACGCCGTCCCGGAACACCGCCCCGCGAGCCGATTCGATCGCCAGGCGCGTCTTGCCCACACCGCCCGGCCCGGTCAGCGTGACCAGCCGCGACGAACCCAGCAGCGCCAGCACCTCCGCGCTCTCGCCGTCCCGCCCGACCAGGTCGGTCACCGGCACGGGCAGGTTGTGCGGGACGGCGGCCGGGGCGGCCAGCGAGGTGTCCTGGGTCAGGATCGCCTGCTGGAGCTCGACCAGCTCCGGACTCGGGTCGATGCCCAGCTCGTCGGCCAGCCGCTCGCGCAGCTCGGCCAGCCCGGCCAGCGCCTCGCTCTGCCGCCCAGCGCGGTACAGGGCCCGCACGTGCAGCGCCCGCAGCCGTTCGCGCAGCGGGTTCGCGGCCACGAGTTCGCCGAGCTCACCGGCGAGAGCGGCGTGCTCGCCCAGCTCCAGCCGGGCCTCGGCGAACTCCTCCAGCGCGTCGAGGTGCTCCTCGGCCAACCGCTGGCGGGCGGCCTGGACGAACTGCTCGTCGGCGAAGTCGGCGAACGCCGGCCCCCGCCACAGCGCCAGCGCATCGTCCAGCAGCGCCCGGCGCGCCCCCGGCGCTGCCGTCGCCCGGGCCTGCGCGACCAGGCGGCGGAACCGGTGCGCGTCGACGGCGTCCGGGTCGGCCACCAGCGCGTATCCGGCGGAGCGGTAGGTCACCAGCTCGCGGCCGATGGCCCTGCGCAGCTGGGAGACCTTGGTCTGCAGCGTGTTGGCCGGGTTGCCGGGCGGTTCGGTGCCCCACAGGTGGTCGACCAGGCGATCGGCCGACACCGGGCCGTCGTGCGCGAGCAGCGCCACGAGCAGGGCGCGGACCTTCGCCTCGGGAACCACGACGGGTTCGCCATCGGCGGTCCACACCCCCAGCGGGCCGAGCACTCCGAAACGCACGGTCCAAGCCTAGTCCGCGCGCCCGACACCCCCAGCCGGTCGTGCGCGGACCGTGCGCGGCCCCCAGCAGGGTGGATACCAGCGGAAGGAGAACCGATGAACCAGAAAGCCGTGAGCGTCCTCGGACTCGGCGACATGGGTACCGCGCTGGCGGACGCACTGCTCGCGGCGGGCCACCGGGTGACGGTCTGGAACCGCACGGCGGCCAAGGCCGAGCCGTTGGTGGCCAAGGGCGCGTCCCGCGCGGAGACCGCGGCCGATGCGATCGTGGCCAGCCAGTTGGTCGTCATCTGCCTGCTCGACTACGACTCAGTCGGTCAGGTGCTGGCCCCGCACACCGATGTGCTGGCCGGGCGCACCCTGGTCAACCTCACCAACGGAACACCGGCTCAGGCCCGCGAGATGGCCACCTGGGCCACCGAGCACGGTGCCGACTACCTGGACGGCGGCATCATGGCCGTTCCGCCCTCGATCGCCACTCCGGCGGCGTTCGTGCTCTACAGCGGCCCGAGCGGAGCTTTCGACACCGCGCGGCCGGTGCTGGACGCCTTCGGCGAGAGCCACTACCTCGGTGCGGACCCGGGACTCGCCCCGCTGCACGACATCGCCCTGCTCAACAGCATGTACGGGATGTTCGGCGGCGTCCTGCACGCCTACGCGCTGGTCCGCTCGGCGGGCGGGTCCGCGGCGGAGTTCGCCCCGATGGCCCGCCGGTACGTCGAGACGATGGGCGCCTACGCGGAGGCGATGGCCGCGCGGATCGACGCCGGCGACTACGCCGACGACGTGACCTCGAACCTCGCCATGCAGACCACCGCGTACGCCAACTTCCTCACCGCCGCGGAGGAAGCGGGGATCAGCACCGAGCTGATCACCCCGATCTACTCGCTGCTGCAGCGCCGGGTCGCCGACGGCCACGGCCACGAGGACACCGCGAGCCTCGTCGAGCTGCTCGGGACGCCGCGAGCCGGCTGATCGACGGCACTCGCAAACCTGCGCAGGGGCCGGGATCTCCGGCCGGTCGGCTCCACCGTTCTGGTAGCCGGAGTCCTCTGTGGACTCCTGGATCGGGCGCAGCGGTGCGCGGTGGAGCTCGAACCCGGCCGGAAAGGACGAGGTGGCCGGTGGAAATCCGCCCGCCGGCCACCTCGGACGCTCTGGACGAAAGGAACTGGGATGAACGGCAGGACGGTGAGCGTCGTCGGTCTCGGCGACATGGGAACGGCGCTGGCGGAGGCACTGCTCGCGGCGGGCCACCGCGTGACGGTGTGGAACCGCACGGCGGCGAAGGCCGAGCGGTTGGTGGCCAAGGGAGCATCTCGTGCGGAGTCCGCCGCCGATGCGATCGTGGCCAGCCAGCTGGTCGTGGTCTGCCTGCTCGACTACGACTCGGTGAGCCAGGTGCTCGGCCCGCACACCGATGTGCTGGCCGGGCGCACGCTGGTCAACCTGACCAACGGCACTCCCGGTCAGGCCCGCGAGATGGCCACCTGGGCGGCCGATCACGGTGCCGACTACCTCGATGGCGGCATCATGGCCGTCCCGCCGATGATCGCGACGCCCGAGGCGTTCGTGCTCTACAGCGGCCCGAGCGGAACCTTCGAGACCTGGCAGCCGGTGCTCGACGCCTTCGGCGAAAGCCGTTACCTCGGTGACGACGCGGGTGCTGCGGCGCTGCAGGACCTCGCTCTGCTCGCCGGTATGTACGGGGTGATCGCGGGTTCGCTGCACGCGCTCTCCCTGGTCCGCTCGACCGGTGGTTCGACGCGGGAGTTCGCCCCGCTGCTGAGCAAGTGGTTGCAGGGCGTGGTCACCTGGCCCCTCGCGGCGGCCGAGCAGATCGACGCCGGTGACTACGGCAAGGACGTCGTCTCCAACCTCGGCATGCAGGCCGCCGGGTTCGCCAACCACTTCATCGCGGCGGAGGAGCAGGGCATCAGCGCCGAACTGCTGCTGCCGGTGTACCAGCTGATGCAGCGCCGGGTGGCCGACGGCCACGGCCACGAAGACCTCGTCGGCGTCATCGAACTGCTCAAGCGCTGAAAAGTACTGGAGAACAACGTGAAACAGCCTGTCGTCCTGATCGGCCTGGGGCCGATGGGTCAGGCCATGGTCAACGTCCTGCTCGACGCCGGTCATCCCGTGACGGTGTGGAACCGGACCGCGAGCCGGGCCGATGACGTGGTCGCGCGCGGTGCCGTCCGAGCCGCCACCCCGGCGGAAGCGGTGGCGGCCGGCGAGCTGGTGCTGCTGAGCCTGACCGACTACGCGGCGATGTACGAGATCCTCGGCCCGGTGCCGGATCTGACCGGCAAGGTGGTCGTCAACCTCAGCTCGGACACCCCGGACGTGTCCCGCGAGGCGGCGCGCTGGATCGAGCAGCGCGGCGGGAAGTTCCTCACCGGCGGCGTGCTGGCCTCCGCCGAGCTCGTCGGCGCGGAACCGGCCAAGGTGTTCTACAGCGGCCCGGCGGAACTCCTGGAAGCCCACGAGCAGACGCTGCGGCTGATCGGCGAGCCGCACCACGTGGGCGCCGACCACGGACTGGCCCAGCTGTACTACCTGGCGCACATCGACCTGTTCCTGGTCAGCCTGGCGGCGTACCTGCACGCCACCGCGCTGGTCGGCTCGGCAGGCGTGTCCGCCCAGGAGTTCCTGCCCTGGGCGGTGGACAACCTCACCACCAACCCGCTGGTGCTCCCGGCGGCCGCGGCGCAGATCGACGGCGGCGAGCACCCCGGAGACCTGGGCACCGCCCGGATGATGGCCGCCAGCGCCGACCACCTCCTGGAAGCCAGTCGAGCGGTGGGCATCGACGCCGAACTGCCGAAGGCGATCAAGGCGCACTACGACCGCGCCATCGCCGCCGGCCGGGGCGGCGAGAGCTGGACCGCACTCATCGACGTCATCCGCGACCCGCGGTGACATCCGAACGAAATCCCTTGGAGAACGACATGAAGCAGCCTGTCACCCTGATCGGACTCGGACCGATGGGCAGGTCGATGGTCCACGCCCTGCTGGACGCCGGGCACCCGGTGACGGTGTGGAACCGGACCGCGAGCCGGGCCGACGACGTGGTCGCGCGCGGTGCTGTCCGCGCAGCCACTCCGGCCGAGGCGGTCCGCGCCGCCGACCTGGTCGTCCTCAGCTTGACGGACTACGCGGCGATGTACGACATCCTGGGCCGGGTCGAGGATCTGACCGGCAAGGTCGTCGTCAACCTCAGCTCGGACAGCCCGGAGGTGACCCGCGAAGCGGCGAAGTGGGCCGAGCAGCGCGGTGCCCGGTTCCTGACCGGCGGCGTCATGGTGCCCGCGCCGATGATCGGCACCGAGGCGTCCTACGTCTACTACAGCGGGCCGAAGGACCTCTTCGACGCGCACGAGAAGACGCTGGGAATCATCGGGAAAGCCCACCACATGGGTACCGACCCCGGCCTGGCGCAGCTGTTCTACCAGGCCAACCTGGACGTCTTCCTGACCGCGCTGTCGGCCTTCCTGCACGGTTCGGCGCTGCTCGGCTCGGCCGGGGTTCCCGCGAAGGACTTCGCACCGTGGGCGGCGCAGGTGCTCCAGCTCGTGATCCATTTCCTGCCGCAAGCCGCTGAGCAGGTCGACTCCGACAACCACCCCGGCGACCTGAGCACGGTCACGATGATGGGCGCGACCGCCGACCACGTCCTGGCGGCCAGCGAGGAAGCGGGCGTCGACCTGGACCTGCCCCGCGCGATCAAGGCGCACTACGACCGGGCCATCGCCGCGGGCAAGGGCGGGGACAACTGGACCCGCCTGATCGACGGCATCCGCAACCCGGCCTAGGCGCGGAGGCCGTGAGTGCTTCGGGGCGCCCCGAAGCACTCACGGCCGTTCTCACCCGGTCACGGACCGGCGAAGGTGTTGATCACCTCCGGGTGGGCGTCGGCCCACTTCTTGGCCGCCTGCTGCTCGTGGCCCTTCTGGGCGCTGTTGATCTCGTTCTCCAGGGAGGCCAGCTGGTCGTCGGTCAGCCTGAACTTCTTGATCATCTCGGTGACCTCGGGGAAGTCCTGGGCGAAGCCGGCGCGGCCGACGGCGTGCAGCTGCTCGGCCTGGCCCATCGCGCCCCTCGGGTCCTGCAGGTCCTTGAGCGGGTAGCGGGCGTAGGCCCAGTGCGGGTGCCAGAGGGTGACCACGATCGGCTTCTGCTCCTTGGTCGCCTTGTCCAGCGAAGCGAGCATCGCCGTGGTCGAGGAGGTCTGCAGGGTGTACTCGCCACCGAGGCCGTAGGCCGGGATCGCGCTGTCCTTGGTGGTGCGGCTCAGCCCGGCGCCCGGGTCGATGCCGGTGATCACGCCGCCGAACTCCGCGCCCCGGCCCTTGAGGTCCTCGATCGAGTTGACGGCGGTCAGGTACTGGGGCACCGCGATGTTCAGCGTGCCCTGGTCGTACCAGACGCCGAGGTCCTCCAGCTGCGGGCCGTACTGCTTCCAGTAGTCGGCGTGGGTCTGCGGCAGCCAGGCGTCCAGGAAGAGGTCCGGGTTGCCCTGGGCGAGCCCGGCGTAGATCGGGCCGACCTCCAGCTCGGTGGCGTTGACGGCGTAGCCCTTGCGCTCCAGGAGCTCCTTGTAGAGGTAGGTGACCGCGATGTCCTCGTCCCAGGCGATGTAGCCGATGTTGATCGTCTTCGACTCCTGCCCGGTCGGCGCCTCGCGGCCGCCGCACCCGGCGGCGACCAGGACCAGCGCGGCCAGTGCGGCGAGCAGTGCGGCGAATCTCCGCGATCTCCTGCTGGACAACATTGCTACCTGCCTTTCCGCGGCGGCTGGCGGACCGGGCTCAGCCGGTCCTGGCCGCTTTGCGCTCCGCCCGCGCGACCGGCGAGCGGTCCGAGAGCACGGCGGTGATCCGGTCCAGGTAGACCGCCAGGATCACCACCGCCAGTCCGGCCTCGAAGCCCTGGGCGAGCTGGACCCTGGTGACCGCCTCGTAGATGTTCGAGCCGAGGCCGGGCGCGCCGACCATGCCCGCGATGACCACCATCGACAGCGCCAGCATGATCACCTGGTTGACCCCGGCCATGATCGACGGCATGGCCAGCGGCAGCTGGATGCCGGTGAGGATCTTGCGCGGCGGCGAGCCGAACGCCTCGCCCGCCTCGACGACCTCGGCGTCCACCTGCCGGATGCCCAGCTCGGTGAGCCGCACACCCGGTGGCAGCGCGAAGATCACGGTGGCCACCACGCCCGGCACCTCGCCGATGTTGAAGAACACGATCACCGGGACGAGGTAGACGAAGGCGGGCATGGTCTGCATCAGGTCCAGCACCGGCCGCAGCACCGCGCTGACCTTGCCGCTGCGCGCCATCAGCACGCCCAGCGGGATGCCGATCGCGATGGCGATGGCGGTGGCCACCAGCACCAGCGACAGGGTCTGCATCGCCGACTCGAACTCCTGCACGCTCGCGACCAGCCCGAACCCGATCAGGCTGAACAGGCCGAACCGCCAGCTGCGCAGCCACCACCCGAGCGCGGCGAAAACCAGCACCATGGCCGGCGGCGGCAGGGCGGTCAGCGCCTGGGACAGCCCGCCGACCGCCGAGCGCAGCACCAGGTCGATGAAGTCGAAGACCGGGCCGATGTTGTCGTTGAGCCAGTCCACCACCGCCTCGAACCAGCTGCCGACCGGGATCCGCGGCAGCTCGTACTGGGTGAGTGCGTCACGCATCGGAGACCTCCTCGGCCGTCTCGGGCTCGCTGCTCAGCGCTTCGAAGATCGCGGCCGGTGTCACCGCGCCGAGCAGGCGCTGCCGCCCGTCGACCACCGGCACCGGGTCCGGGCGGGCGCCGAGCCGCAGGAACAGCTCCCTCAGCGGCGTGCCCGCGGCCACGGGTTCGGCGTCCGCGGGTGCGGTGACCTGCGGGTCCGCCAGCGCTGCGGCGGTGAGCACGCGGCTGCGGTCGACGTCGTGGACGAACTCGGCGACGTAGGAGTCGGCCGGTTCGCGCAGGATCTCCTCGGCGGTGCCGATCTGCACGATCCGCCCGGCGCGCATCATCGCGATCCGGTCGCCCAGCCGCATCGCCTCGTCGAGGTCGTGGGTGATGAAGATGACCGTCTTGCCCAGCTGGGCGTTGAGGTCGAGCAGCTGGTCCTGCATCTCGCGCTTGATCAGCGGGTCCAGCGCGCTGAAGGCCTCGTCCATCAGCAGGACGTCGGTCTGCGCCGCCAGGGCGCGCGCCAGCCCGACGCGCTGGCGCATCCCGCCGGAGAGCTGCTGCGGGTAGCGGTCGCCCCAGCCCTCCAGACCGACCAGGTTCAGCGCCTCGGTGGCCTTCTCGACGAGTTCGTCCTTGCCCGCGCCGCGGATCCGCAGCCCGTAACCGGCGTTGTCCAGCACGGTCCGGTGCGGGAAGAGCGCGAAGTGCTGGAAGACCATGCTCATCTTCTCCTGGCGCATCGCGCGCAGCGCCTTGCGCGACATCGCGGTGACGTCCTCGCCGTCGACGAGCACCCGGCCGGCGGTCGGCGTGAGCAGGCCGTTGAGCATCCGGATCAGGGTCGACTTGCCGGAGCCGGACAGGCCCATGACGACGAACGTCTCGCCCTCCGCCACCTCGAACGACGCGTCCACCACCGCCGCGGTGCCACCGGCCGCCTTGATCTCGTCAGGGCCGGCGCCGCGCTCGATGCGGCGGACCAGCTCCGCCGGCTGCGGCCCGAAGATCTTGTGGAGCCGCTCCACGCGTACCGAAGTCACCGATCGCCTCCACCGCTCCGCCGGGCAGCGCATTCGGATCACGATGCCCGGATTCGCCTTCCGCTCCTTTCGCCGATCTCGTTCCGGGAAAAGCCGCGTTCGGCAGATCGGGCGAAGATCGGCGCTTCGCGGAGAAGAGGCTGTCACGCCTCTGACCAGGCGAGATGTGATGATCGTGCGTTTGGATATCCCCTTTTTCAGGGCTAATGATCCCACTTCAGTGGCGTTGTGGCCGAGTGGTGACTACAAAGGATCTCGCCTTGCCGGAACAGGCGATTCCGCTGTTCTCGCCGGGGCGTTCTCGCGGGCCTGGCGGCGTTCGGACCGGCCCCGGCTCCCACGATGTGATACTGGCTATCCCCCGGATGGCGGCGTCCACCCGAGGCGGACGTTTAAGGTCGAGTGCATGCAACCCTGGTCATCGGTTCCCGTGCCTCGAGTGCCGGGCACGCCACGTCCGCTGCGCCTCTTCGACACCTCGGCAGGTGAGGTCAAGCCCACCGAGCCCGGTGCGGTCGCGCGGATGTACGTGTGCGGCATCACGCCGTACGACGCCACCCACCTCGGTCACGCCGCCACCTACCTGGCGTTCGACCTGGTCCACCGGGTGTGGCTGGACAACGGTCACCAGGTGCACTACGTGCAGAACGTCACCGACATCGACGACCCGCTGCTGGAGCGCGCCGAGCGCGACCACGAGGACTGGGTGGTGCTCGCGATGCGAGAGACCGCGCTGTTCCGCGAGGACATGGAGGCGCTGCGGGTGGTGCCGCCCGCGGACTTCGTCGGCGCGGTCGAGTCCATCCCGGAGATCGTCGAGGCGGTCGGCAAGCTGCTGGCCTCCGGCGCGGCCTACCGGCTCGACGACGAGCACCCGGACATCTACTTCCGCCACCGGGCCAGCGGCCAGTTCGGCTACGAGTCGAACTACGACGACGAGACCATGAGCGCCTTCTTCGCCGAGCGCGGCGGCGACCCGGACCGGGCGGGCAAGGAGCACCCGCTGGACGCGCTGCTGTGGCGGGCCGCCCGCGACGGCGAGCCGTCGTGGGAGTCCGAGCTGGGGCCGGGCCGGCCGGGCTGGCACCTGGAGTGCTCGGTCATCGCGCTCAACCGGCTGGGCCTGGGCTTCGACGTGCAGGGCGGCGGTTCGGACCTGATCTTCCCGCACCACGAGTTCAGCGCCGCGCACGCCGAGTCGCTGACCGGTGAGTTCCCGTTCGCCAAGCACTACGTGCACGCCGGGATGATCGGGCTGGACGGCGAGAAGATGTCCAAGTCCAAGGGCAACCTGGTGTTCGTCTCCCGCCTGCGCGGCGACCGGGTGGACCCGATGGCCATCCGGCTGGCGCTGCTGGACGGCCACTACCGCACCGACCGCTCGTGGACGGCCGACGCGCTGACCGCGGGCGCGGCGCGGCTGGCTCGCTGGCGCCAGGCCGTCGCCCTGGAGTCGGGCCCGGCGGCCGAAGCCGCGGTCGCCGAACTGCGCGACCGGCTCTCCGACGACCTCGACACCCAGCAGGCGCTGCGGGCGATCGACGCGTGGGCGGAGGAGGCGCTGACGACCGGCGGCTCCGACGCCGAAGCGCCGCAGCTGATCCGCACGGCCGTCGACGCCCTGCTCGGCGTCGAGCTCTGAGAGGCTGTCCGGCGAACTCGTTCTGCGTGGCGGTGCGGGTGGCGGACTTGAATCCGGTGGAGGGGCGTCGGTTCCGGCGCCCCTCCGGCACGCTCGCGGCATCGGTGCGCGGGAGAGGGCAGGCGGGAAATGCGGAAGGTCCTGATCGTCGGAGCGGGTCAGGCCGGGTTGCAGCTGGCGCTCGGTCTGCAGGCCGAGCAGTACGAGGTGACCTTGGTCTCCGGGCGCACGCCCGAGCAGATCCGCGGTGGCCGGGTGATGTCCACGCAGGCCATGTTCGGCACCGCGCTGGCCGGTGAGCGGGCCCGCGGGCTGAACTTCTGGGACGCCGAAGCGCCGCCGATCACCGGTCTGCGCAAGGTCGTCGAGAAGGCGGGGGAGGGGCGGGTGCTGGACTGGCGGGGCCGGTTCTCCCGGCCCGCGCAGTCGGTGGACCAGCGGGTGAAGATGGCCCGCTGGCTGGAGCTGTTCGCCGAGCGCGGCGGTGCCGTCGAGTACCGCGGCATCACCGCATCCGAGCTGGACGTGCTGGCTCAGCGCCACGACCTGGCGGTGGTGGCGACGGGCGCGGGCGAGCTGGGCCGCATCTTCGAGCGCGACGCGCAGCACTCGCCGTTCACCGCGCCGCAGCGGGCGTTGGCGGTCGCTTACGTGCGCGGAGCCGCTCCGTCGCCGGACGTGCCCGACACCGGCCTGCTCCGGGCGAGTTCGATGCCCGGCGTCGGCGACATCTACGTCATCCCCGGCTACACCTTCGGCGGGGCGTGCGATGTCCTGCTGTACGAGGGGATTCCGGGCGGCCCGATGGACTGCTGGTCGGATCGCCCGGGCGCGGACGAGCAGTGGGCGCGGATGCTGGAGCTGATGCGCGAGCACCTGCCGTGGGAGCACGCGCGGTTCGCCGGTGCCGAGCTGACCGACGAGCGCGCCACCCTGACCGGTGGTGTGACCCCGGTGGTGCGCAAGCCGGTCGCCGAACTCCCGTCGGGCGCGGTGGTGCTGGGCATGGGCGATGCGGTGGTGGCCAACGACCCGATCACCGGGCAGGGCGCCAACGTCGCGAGCCGGTGCGCCGAGTCCTATGCGGACAGCATCGTGGCGCGCGGTGAGCAGGCGTTCGACCGTGCCTGGATGCAGCAGAGCTTCGACCGGTTCTGGGAGCACGCGCGGCACGTGGTGACGTGGACGAACACCTCGCTGCGACCCGCTCAGCCGCACGTGCAGCGGATCGTGGCCGCGGCGGCGCGGCACCCGGAGATCC
This portion of the Saccharopolyspora antimicrobica genome encodes:
- a CDS encoding NAD(P)-dependent oxidoreductase, translating into MKQPVVLIGLGPMGQAMVNVLLDAGHPVTVWNRTASRADDVVARGAVRAATPAEAVAAGELVLLSLTDYAAMYEILGPVPDLTGKVVVNLSSDTPDVSREAARWIEQRGGKFLTGGVLASAELVGAEPAKVFYSGPAELLEAHEQTLRLIGEPHHVGADHGLAQLYYLAHIDLFLVSLAAYLHATALVGSAGVSAQEFLPWAVDNLTTNPLVLPAAAAQIDGGEHPGDLGTARMMAASADHLLEASRAVGIDAELPKAIKAHYDRAIAAGRGGESWTALIDVIRDPR
- a CDS encoding BTAD domain-containing putative transcriptional regulator, which gives rise to MRFGVLGPLGVWTADGEPVVVPEAKVRALLVALLAHDGPVSADRLVDHLWGTEPPGNPANTLQTKVSQLRRAIGRELVTYRSAGYALVADPDAVDAHRFRRLVAQARATAAPGARRALLDDALALWRGPAFADFADEQFVQAARQRLAEEHLDALEEFAEARLELGEHAALAGELGELVAANPLRERLRALHVRALYRAGRQSEALAGLAELRERLADELGIDPSPELVELQQAILTQDTSLAAPAAVPHNLPVPVTDLVGRDGESAEVLALLGSSRLVTLTGPGGVGKTRLAIESARGAVFRDGVRLVELAGIEPGEDVTCSLEHAVLASLEVQEAAMSSADPIAEALRAKEILLVLDNCEHVINSAASMAARLLRLLPGLRILATSREALGIAGETVLPVPPLAVPETGAELGEVRASAAARLFAARAAATSPGFDITADNSASVAAICRRLDGIPLALELAATRIRALGARTLESRLDDRFALLNSGHRDAPERQRTLHAVIDWSWQLLPTAERIVLRRLAIHRDGCTLATAEAVCSGDGVRPAEVLDLLSRLVDRSLVVVAESRTGEHRYRLLDTVAAYCLEQLREAGEHDTVRQRRNEHYADFAERAEAQLRGPEQRRWLELLDAEAANLRAVLDDASPEVALRLVTALTWYWFLRGRLTEARQSLAAALATSGADDRAEKRPVLLNGTSEDRDAAQPQETAEREIAPELNHHCESRRGGTEAAAWYAAIALLTGEQVEDVEAWRGITDRAKRARARWFLAHAQYTVADLGTAEATVNEVVEEFTALQDRWGLAAALSDHSTHLMTRGDLAAALAAAERSAELFRTTGDRWGLAQASYALGMLAGITGDYTSAERHHTEALRGAESIGLWAEVAYQTSWLGRVALLRHDYPRARELHGRAMRLAAERGFTPAEMYAETGLALGARREGRFDEAEQHLYRVLEWHRRVEFEPGNTLILAELGFLAELRGDLAAAREHHMSAYRIARRVGDPRSIALTFEGLAGAEAATAPERAARLLGAAEAARASAGTPLPEAERGDLNRITAEVRKRLTETEFALAFSRGADHFPTDLDVLTTPEPLSSPS
- a CDS encoding ABC transporter permease; this translates as MRDALTQYELPRIPVGSWFEAVVDWLNDNIGPVFDFIDLVLRSAVGGLSQALTALPPPAMVLVFAALGWWLRSWRFGLFSLIGFGLVASVQEFESAMQTLSLVLVATAIAIAIGIPLGVLMARSGKVSAVLRPVLDLMQTMPAFVYLVPVIVFFNIGEVPGVVATVIFALPPGVRLTELGIRQVDAEVVEAGEAFGSPPRKILTGIQLPLAMPSIMAGVNQVIMLALSMVVIAGMVGAPGLGSNIYEAVTRVQLAQGFEAGLAVVILAVYLDRITAVLSDRSPVARAERKAARTG
- a CDS encoding NAD(P)-dependent oxidoreductase; the protein is MNQKAVSVLGLGDMGTALADALLAAGHRVTVWNRTAAKAEPLVAKGASRAETAADAIVASQLVVICLLDYDSVGQVLAPHTDVLAGRTLVNLTNGTPAQAREMATWATEHGADYLDGGIMAVPPSIATPAAFVLYSGPSGAFDTARPVLDAFGESHYLGADPGLAPLHDIALLNSMYGMFGGVLHAYALVRSAGGSAAEFAPMARRYVETMGAYAEAMAARIDAGDYADDVTSNLAMQTTAYANFLTAAEEAGISTELITPIYSLLQRRVADGHGHEDTASLVELLGTPRAG
- a CDS encoding NAD(P)-dependent oxidoreductase → MKQPVTLIGLGPMGRSMVHALLDAGHPVTVWNRTASRADDVVARGAVRAATPAEAVRAADLVVLSLTDYAAMYDILGRVEDLTGKVVVNLSSDSPEVTREAAKWAEQRGARFLTGGVMVPAPMIGTEASYVYYSGPKDLFDAHEKTLGIIGKAHHMGTDPGLAQLFYQANLDVFLTALSAFLHGSALLGSAGVPAKDFAPWAAQVLQLVIHFLPQAAEQVDSDNHPGDLSTVTMMGATADHVLAASEEAGVDLDLPRAIKAHYDRAIAAGKGGDNWTRLIDGIRNPA
- a CDS encoding glycine betaine ABC transporter substrate-binding protein, with protein sequence MLSSRRSRRFAALLAALAALVLVAAGCGGREAPTGQESKTINIGYIAWDEDIAVTYLYKELLERKGYAVNATELEVGPIYAGLAQGNPDLFLDAWLPQTHADYWKQYGPQLEDLGVWYDQGTLNIAVPQYLTAVNSIEDLKGRGAEFGGVITGIDPGAGLSRTTKDSAIPAYGLGGEYTLQTSSTTAMLASLDKATKEQKPIVVTLWHPHWAYARYPLKDLQDPRGAMGQAEQLHAVGRAGFAQDFPEVTEMIKKFRLTDDQLASLENEINSAQKGHEQQAAKKWADAHPEVINTFAGP
- a CDS encoding NAD(P)-dependent oxidoreductase, whose protein sequence is MELEPGRKGRGGRWKSARRPPRTLWTKGTGMNGRTVSVVGLGDMGTALAEALLAAGHRVTVWNRTAAKAERLVAKGASRAESAADAIVASQLVVVCLLDYDSVSQVLGPHTDVLAGRTLVNLTNGTPGQAREMATWAADHGADYLDGGIMAVPPMIATPEAFVLYSGPSGTFETWQPVLDAFGESRYLGDDAGAAALQDLALLAGMYGVIAGSLHALSLVRSTGGSTREFAPLLSKWLQGVVTWPLAAAEQIDAGDYGKDVVSNLGMQAAGFANHFIAAEEQGISAELLLPVYQLMQRRVADGHGHEDLVGVIELLKR